CGACGACTTTCCCGCCGTATCACCCGCTTGAGCCGGTCGAGGCGGTACGTGAGGTTGGTGAGGTCGCTCGTGAACCTTCGGCGTTCCTCGGCATCCTCGGTGGCCTCGAAGGCTCCCAGCTTGGACCTCGCGTGCGCCAGTTCCTCGCGCAGCTGGCGAATCTGGTCGGTAAACCGGGCGAAGTCGGGCGCTCCGGGCAGCCCCGGCGCGTCCTCTCCGTAAAGTGCGATCGCCGCCAGGGCCGCCTCGATGCGCTCGTCGGCCTGAACGAACAAAAGCGGGCGCGTGGGATCCGGGCGACGCGTCGCCGTTTTGGGAAAGTCGTTCAGCTTGCGCCAGGCCGCGTCCATCTCGAGTTGCACGTCGAAGAGCGCCTGACTGGCCACCACCCGCGCCCGGGTGCGGTGCATGTAGACCAGCGTCAAGACGCTGCTGCCCACGAGCATCGCCGCGAGAGCCGTGTAGGCCAAAAAGATCTTTCCCGAGACGCCGAGTCGCATGGGGCCCGCCCTGTCGGGGCGCGCATAGAGAGTACTGCGGCCCGGGAGCGGACGCATGGATTCTCCGGGTCCAGCTCACCCCACAGGTTTCCTGTGCGCCGGATCGCCCCACGCGGGGGCTCCGCGAAGAACTTAGACGGCCCGTGGAGGCACCCAACACAAATCGTACGTAGCCTGCCCGAAGCGTTGACACGAAGGGCATCGTAGGGAAGTATGCGCGACGTAAGCGACACAAGCATGATGAGCGGTCGACTCCTAGTTTTCGTTGGGTTCGTGGGGGTTGCGTCTGGGGCGCTGGGCATCCAAAAGGCGCAGGCGCAGCAGCCCGCAAACGTACCGCTCGCGGTTTTGGGGCTGGAGGCCACGGACGGGGCCCCCTCCTCGGTGGCCAATACCATCACCGACGCTCTCCGACAGAAAGTCGCGAACGCCAAGGGGTGGAAGCTGGTGCCCGGCAAGGACATCATGGAGGTGAAGCTGGTCTTTTCCTGCCCCGACGAGGCACCGTCCTGCATGGCTCAGGCCGCCAAGAGCCTCGGGGCCGAAAAGCTCATCTTCGGGAGCGTGAAGAGAGCTGCCGACGGTTATCTCGTGACTTTGAAGATGCTGGATGCCTCGAAGGCGCGGGTGGACGCCTGGGTGGCCGAACAGATCGCGCGCACCCAGGCCACCGGTCCCGCAATCCGCGGACCCGTACAAAAGTGGTTTTCCACCCTGACGGGCGCGGGCGCCAGCGGCACCATCCGCGTGACCTCCGATGTCGTGGGTGCCTCCGTGCTGCTCGACGGACTGCCCGTGGGCGTCACGATGGACGAGCCGCTCGAGCTGGGTGGCATCGCGACGGGGCGCCACGAGGTCGTGGTGTCGAAGCCGGGCTATGAGCCCGTGCGCCGCGACGTGGACGTCGTCGGCGGCGAGGTGGTCAGCTTGACCGCTCCGCTGGACGCGGTGGCTCCGGTTGCCGCACCCCCTCCGGTCGGGGGTGAGGCCCTCGGAACGGCCGAGACGGTCCCGGCCGAAGAAGGCGACGGAACGGGCATGAAGATCGCGACGTGGAGCACGCTCGGCGCCGGAGCCTTGGCCTTGGCATTGGGCGTGAAGTTTAGCTTGGATGTGCGCCAGGCCGACAGCGACCTCGACCCACTCCGCCGCTTCCCCTGCGAGCCCACCTCTACGGTGAAGGACTGCAACGAAGCCGGCGAACGCGTGGGGGGCCTGTCCCCCGCCGAGAGCGACGAGGCGCAGCGCATTTTGGATGACGCCCAGGGCCTCAGGGCCCTGCAATGGGTGTTTTACGGCGCCAGCGCCGCCCTTTTGGGGACCGGCCTGTACCTCTACTTTAAAACGTACGCTTCACCCGACGACCCCGAC
The DNA window shown above is from Myxococcales bacterium and carries:
- a CDS encoding PEGA domain-containing protein — encoded protein: MGVASGALGIQKAQAQQPANVPLAVLGLEATDGAPSSVANTITDALRQKVANAKGWKLVPGKDIMEVKLVFSCPDEAPSCMAQAAKSLGAEKLIFGSVKRAADGYLVTLKMLDASKARVDAWVAEQIARTQATGPAIRGPVQKWFSTLTGAGASGTIRVTSDVVGASVLLDGLPVGVTMDEPLELGGIATGRHEVVVSKPGYEPVRRDVDVVGGEVVSLTAPLDAVAPVAAPPPVGGEALGTAETVPAEEGDGTGMKIATWSTLGAGALALALGVKFSLDVRQADSDLDPLRRFPCEPTSTVKDCNEAGERVGGLSPAESDEAQRILDDAQGLRALQWVFYGASAALLGTGLYLYFKTYASPDDPDGGDLALAKRIRMAPVLTPGGGGVSARLSF